The nucleotide window CATTACTAATCATCCATATAATGTAAACTATTAATATTCCTTCACCAAACCTTTTCATACTTGGACCAGGGTGTTTAGTAACGGTTTGCTCTCTACTTTGGTCCCCATCAGGCTCTATGGCTCCTGCAGAGTTGCCAAAGCCGAACCAGTTGCTATTTGTTGCCtgagtcagctgaccactctgccAATGAATGGCAAGGAAATGTGCTTAGAATTTACATAAGCCAACCTGTTACAGTGGAGTTGCCTCTTTTTGAGGGTTTGAACtctttatgtgcagtgtttcatactGATACGCGGCACATACAGACTCCGGGCACTGTGACCACGTCAAATCCCTTTAGTGGGTATGGTAttgggagtaaccctttaattttatatatcATGATTATGGAGAGGAGGTTTTTGGTTTTATCCCAATCCTCTGGATCCCTGTCTGGGGAGAAACCTGTGCTCCTACGATTGTTTTGACAGAGGAAGAGGATAGCGGAGCGTTTGCCCATTCCATCACCAGACTTTATTCTGGCTGAGGGAAGTTACTCTGTTACACCAATATTTAAAGAGCTCCTCTGAATTAAAGTAACTGTGTGGAACTTCATGTACAATGCTAAGCTTTCAGAGTATTAATCTGTTTATGTAAATTTGTGTAGTTGAaggagcactataaccactatactgCTTTGGGGCCCGAGTGGAAGTAGTCAAAAGTTTTGCTATTCTCTGCAGCCAGTATTGAGTTGGGAGCACCAGAGCCTAGCCCTGCTATTTAAGTAAATATGCTTAAAAGGAAAAAAGCTTCTGGCGtccagtggaccccaggtaaaaaaaagtaCGTCCGTGGCAAACAGTTTGACTAATTACATTTAGTGAATGGGGGTGCAGGTCATTTCTGGCCAATGAACCTTTCAGCATGCTGTACTGTCCCTATAGCCAGGGAGAATGGTGCCATGGtactctaagcaacataaccactacagatcgtTGTGGTTGTATAGCTTTGAGAGCCCCTTTTTCGCAAAGTAAAACTCGATCTAAATAagtaaaacacaatttattgCAGGGTTACATATGACAAGCTATAGTTGAGCTCCATTTTCTGAATGTCTGCAAAATCACATGCAACCATAAATCATTTGTAAATCAGCAATAAATGGTTGACAGTTAACAAGATTTAAAACTTggtagtttacatttttttttttattgccattgGTGTAAGTCTGCATACAGAAATTAATTATTCCCTCTATCTATAGGAATCATGCCTGCCCTAAGACCTCTGATCAAACCTAGGATCGTCAAGAAAAGGACGAAGAAATTCATTCGTCACCAATCAGACCGATATGTCAAGATTAAGGTTTGTTTGGCTTATGTCCTGAGTTGCATTATGCTTCTTTTCTCAATGTACTGTTTGTATGATAACAAATCTTTCATATTTTGTAGTTCTATAAATTAGGTTGAAGTCTCGCCTTTCATGTTATGTGTGAGCTCAAACTGTGCTTACTCTCATATATTCCTTTGCAGCGTAACTGGCGTAAGCCCAGAGGTATTGACAACAGAGCCCGCAGGAGGTTCAAGGGTCAGGTCCTGATGCCCAACATTGGTTATGGTAGCaacaaaaaaaccaaacacatgcTGCCCACAGGATTCCGGAAATTCCTGGTGCACAATGTCAAGGAGCTTGAGGTTCTGATGATGAGCAACAAGTGAGTACTGGGAAGGATTTCTAGGTGTCATATAGCCTAGAATACTTGGTTTTATAATGCTTGCAGTGAGACTTATGTCCCCTGCACTTTAAGAGTAATTTAAGTCCAGGGCTCAGTTTCAATCTAATAACTACATACTTGCAAATTTAGGATGTGGTGGTGGTTAACTTTGTATTTACCTTTGGTAAAATGGTGCACTGCAGTAAACCTGTCTAGTGCATTGATGGCTCCTTAGTAGGATTGCCTTAAATTTCAATCATTTTGACTTACATCTGCTGCATTATGGCACATCACGTGACCCCAGATCTTCTTTTCCCACCTGCCTGTTGTGTCAATGTGTTGGCAAATTAAGTCTTTGTAGGCATGTTTCCTTGATGTGATTAAAAGATTATGTAATAAGGATGTATTAAGCATGACTCTTAGACAGTTTCCCCACTTGTCATATTAAGCCTGAATGATACTTGCAGAAAATCCTTTGACTTCTCCACCATTATCACTGCTTGGAAAGCCGGGCACTGTAAGCTTTTTGCAATTTGAGTCGGATGCGACTTTACCAGTTACTTGGGGTTCAGATGTACCAAAGGCTTTTCTCTAGTTTTAAAATAAGGTTTAGGTGATAGATGTTGTAACCATAATCCTTTTACCCTTGGATAACATGTGATTGCTAAAAATGTATGAGacaaacaaatttgtttaaatatttgtttCAAAAATTCGTTAAAATACATGTAGTCTGACTACTGCCTGCGACAGTGTTTTAAATCCTATGTCACTGTTCATACAGTCATATTTCTGCAAATTATCTTGCGTTTAAGTCTCTCAACATTGAGAAATTGTAATATCTGTTTTGTGATGGCTTACTGTTGTCTCTTTATCTCAGGTCGTTCT belongs to Pelobates fuscus isolate aPelFus1 chromosome 7, aPelFus1.pri, whole genome shotgun sequence and includes:
- the RPL32 gene encoding large ribosomal subunit protein eL32 — protein: MPALRPLIKPRIVKKRTKKFIRHQSDRYVKIKRNWRKPRGIDNRARRRFKGQVLMPNIGYGSNKKTKHMLPTGFRKFLVHNVKELEVLMMSNKSFCAEIAHNVSSKNRKTIVERAAQLAIKVTNPNARLRSEENE